AGTGAAAACCCAGGGAAAGTGTACAATCCGGTATTTATCTACGGGGGTGTTGGACTTGGGAAAACCCACCTTATGCAAGCTGCGGGTAACGTTTTACAAAATACGGGAAAAGTTGTTATCTACGCTACGGTTGAACAGTTCTTAAATGATTTTATCCGCCATGTGAAAAACAAAACTATGGACAGATTTCAAGAAAAATACCGTAAATGTGATGTACTACTGATCGATGATATTCAGTTTCTTTCAAACAAAGAGGGGATCCAAGAGGAGTTCTTCCACACCTTTGAAGCACTTAAAGGGACAGGAAAGCAGATCATCCTTACTGCCGATAAGCACCCTAAAAAGATAGGTGGCCTTGAAGCACGTCTGCAAAGCCGTTTTGAATGGGGACTTGTTGCCGATATTCAACCGCCTGAACTAGAGACGAAAATTGCGATTATTAAGAAAAAATGTGAGATCAATAAAGTAAAACTCTCAGATGAGATCGTAAACTATATAGCTACTGTTATTGAGAGTAATGTGCGTGAGATCGAGGGAATCCTCTCAAAACTTCATGCTTATTCACAACTGATGCATGTTGATATAGATATCGAGTTTACTAAAAACGTTCTCAAAGATCAGATCAAAGAGAATCGTCAAAACCTTACTATGGATACGATTACAAACGTTGTTGCAAAAGATCTCAACATAAAACCGAGTGAGATCCGCAGCAAAGGGCGTAGTAAAAACATTGTATACGCTAGACGTATCAGTATCTATATCTGTCGTGAACTTACACAAAGTACGATGCCTCAGCTTGCTCAGTACTTCGGTATGAAAGATCACACGGCTATTTCACATACGATCAAAAAGATCAACGACTTAATAGAAAAAGATGAAGATTTCAAAGTAAAAATAGATGAACTTACAAATAAACTTTCATCTTCTTCGTAGTTTTGAGAAAAAAAAGATATAATTGTAAAAGTGAATAGATGTGAATGAATAAAAGAATCTCATCACATCTAAAAAGTACTAGTATTTAGCGGTTTAGAGTCTATTTTCACATATTCACTATCACCTACTACTAGCTACTAAAAATTATAAAATATATAGGGAAATTCATATGAAAATTACTATATCAAAATCTATACTTGAAAATATACTTATTCATGCTGGACCGTTCTTAGAAAAAAAAGATACTTCACAGATCACTTCTCATGTATTTTTAAATGCTAGTAATAATCAACTAACTCTAAAAGCAACAGAC
Above is a window of Sulfurimonas marina DNA encoding:
- the dnaA gene encoding chromosomal replication initiator protein DnaA codes for the protein MNIGQEVLEELKNEITELEYNRYIRHLDYDLKKSSSDLAVYYAQNALVVNWIKNKYTDKLAHLFEIKTGNKVTVSITLKSAKTTKKAKTTAKEVAKTSSLLNPSYSFDNFMVGGSNQFAYAAIKSVSENPGKVYNPVFIYGGVGLGKTHLMQAAGNVLQNTGKVVIYATVEQFLNDFIRHVKNKTMDRFQEKYRKCDVLLIDDIQFLSNKEGIQEEFFHTFEALKGTGKQIILTADKHPKKIGGLEARLQSRFEWGLVADIQPPELETKIAIIKKKCEINKVKLSDEIVNYIATVIESNVREIEGILSKLHAYSQLMHVDIDIEFTKNVLKDQIKENRQNLTMDTITNVVAKDLNIKPSEIRSKGRSKNIVYARRISIYICRELTQSTMPQLAQYFGMKDHTAISHTIKKINDLIEKDEDFKVKIDELTNKLSSSS